One genomic region from Salvia hispanica cultivar TCC Black 2014 chromosome 2, UniMelb_Shisp_WGS_1.0, whole genome shotgun sequence encodes:
- the LOC125203983 gene encoding high affinity nitrate transporter 2.5 has protein sequence MEIPVEEYPKRFPLPVDSEHKATEFRLFSAAPPHMRAFHLSWLSFFTCFVSTFAAPPLLPVIRDDLDLTATDIGNAGIAAVSGAVFARLAMGTCCDLFGPRLASAALVLATAPAVFCTSLAASPASFLALRFLTGFSLATFVSTQFWMSSLFSPNVVGTANGVAGGWGNLGGGATQLIMPLVFDLIVLAGAGKFTAWRVAFFIPGLLQMVSAYGIFFLGQDLPDGDYSQLQKSGEKHKDSFDKILSGALTNYRGWILALTYGYCFGVELTIDNIIAQYFYDRFDVNLHTAGTIAASFGLANLFSRPGGGMLSDFVARRFGMRGRLWTLWVVQTVGGVLCVLLGKVGSLAGSVAVLLVFSVFVQAACGLTFGVVPFVSRRSLGIISGMTGGGGNVGAVLTQVIFFRGSRYTTETGITLMGVMIIACTLVIMLIHFPQWGGMLWPPSEGATEEDYYVSEWTAAEQDKGFHKASLKFSQNSRRERGHRIIGSDPSPNTYA, from the exons ATGGAGATTCCCGTGGAAGAGTATCCGAAAAGATTCCCCCTCCCCGTAGATTCCGAACACAAGGCCACCGAGTTCCGCCTCTTCTCCGCCGCGCCGCCTCACATGCGCGCCTTCCACCTCTCGTGGCTCTCCTTCTTCACCTGCTTCGTCTCCACCTTCGCGGCGCCGCCCCTCCTCCCCGTGATCCGCGACGACCTCGACCTCACCGCCACCGACATCGGCAACGCCGGCATCGCCGCCGTCTCCGGCGCCGTCTTCGCCCGCCTCGCGATGGGCACGTGCTGCGACCTCTTCGGGCCCCGCCTCGCCTCCGCCGCCCTCGTCCTCGCCACCGCGCCGGCCGTCTTCTGCACCTCCCTCGCCGCCTCCCCGGCCTCCTTCCTCGCCCTCCGCTTCCTCACCGGCTTCTCCCTCGCCACCTTCGTCTCCACGCAGTTCTGGATGAGCTCCCTCTTCTCCCCCAACGTCGTCGGCACCGCCAACGGCGTCGCCGGCGGCTGGGGCAACCTCGGCGGCGGTGCCACCCAGCTTATCATGCCTCTCGTTTTCGACCTCATCGTCCTCGCCGGCGCCGGAAAATTCACGGCGTGGCGCGTCGCATTCTTCATCCCCGGCCTTCTCCAAATGGTCTCTGCCTATGGGATTTTCTTCCTCGGGCAAGACCTTCCCGACGGCGACTACTCTCAGCTGCAGAAATCCGGCGAAAAACATAAAGACAGCTTTGACAAAATTCTCTCCGGCGCTCTAACCAATTATAGAG GTTGGATTCTAGCATTAACCTACGGCTATTGCTTTGGCGTGGAGCTGACGATCGACAACATCATAGCGCAGTATTTCTACGATAGATTCGACGTGAACCTGCACACTGCTGGCACAATTGCGGCTAGCTTTGGGCTGGCGAACCTCTTCTCGCGGCCGGGTGGGGGAATGTTGTCGGATTTTGTGGCAAGGAGATTCGGGATGAGGGGAAGGCTGTGGACGTTGTGGGTGGTGCAGACGGTGGGTGGGGTATTGTGCGTGTTGTTGGGAAAGGTGGGGTCGTTGGCGGGGTCAGTGGCGGTGTTGCTTGTATTTTCCGTCTTCGTCCAAGCAGCCTGTGGCTTGACTTTTGGGGTAGTTCCGTTCGTCTCAAGAAG GTCGCTGGGCATAATCTCCGGGATGACCGGAGGTGGCGGCAACGTGGGCGCGGTCCTGACACAGGTGATATTCTTTAGAGGATCTCGGTACACCACAGAAACAGGGATAACGCTAATGGGTGTGATGATCATAGCTTGCACTCTTGTGATAATGTTGATTCACTTCCCTCAATGGGGCGGTATGCTCTGGCCTCCCTCCGAGGGCGCCACCGAGGAGGACTACTACGTGTCCGAGTGGACGGCCGCCGAGCAAGACAAAGGCTTCCACAAGGCCAGCCTCAAATTCTCTCAAAACAGCCGACGTGAAAGAGGCCACAGGATTATTGGATCCGACCCATCTCCAAATACATATGCTTGA